The following are from one region of the Microbacterium paraoxydans genome:
- a CDS encoding amidohydrolase — MSALGVEVGTVRAVRPVGPGREFLLDDEPVDLHLADGRIVDIAPTGALPARGEVIEADGAWAVPGLWDNHVHTVQWALAAERVPLGEADSAAGAARLMRDAPVLPDGRRIGAGFRDALWPDRPSVAALDAETGVVPTYLINADVHSVWLNSAALAREGFRADDGLLREEDAFEISRRLNAVDPAHSDEAVIRAGAAAAARGVTGLVDFDMAWNADAWPRRILAGFAAHRVEFAFYPADLDRAITTGLRTGERLAVSDPTGLVGSLVRVGSLKVISDGSLGTRTAACSHSYPGDPANYGVLTVPPEELTALLTTAAGAGIEAAVHAIGDRAVTAALDAFGASGATGSMEHAQLVRHADLTRFARLGVRASVQPQHAVDDRDLVEHHWAEQTAIGYPLASLLSAGAEVRFGSDAPVAPLDPWHAISAAVWRTDDDRAAWHPEERVTLEQALEASVRTSLRPGQGADIVILGSDPRTADATGLRTMPVTTTLLGGRLTHVA; from the coding sequence GTGAGCGCCCTCGGCGTCGAGGTCGGTACGGTTCGTGCCGTCCGCCCCGTGGGTCCGGGGCGGGAGTTCCTGCTGGACGATGAGCCGGTCGACCTCCACCTCGCCGACGGACGCATCGTCGACATCGCGCCGACCGGGGCCCTGCCGGCGCGCGGCGAGGTCATCGAGGCCGACGGTGCCTGGGCGGTGCCCGGGCTCTGGGACAACCATGTGCACACCGTGCAGTGGGCTCTCGCGGCGGAGCGCGTCCCTCTGGGGGAAGCGGACTCAGCCGCCGGGGCCGCGAGGTTGATGCGCGATGCGCCCGTGCTGCCCGACGGACGACGGATCGGCGCGGGGTTCCGGGACGCGCTGTGGCCGGATCGGCCGTCCGTGGCCGCGCTCGATGCCGAGACCGGCGTCGTGCCCACCTACCTGATCAATGCGGACGTGCACAGCGTCTGGCTGAACTCGGCGGCCCTGGCGCGCGAGGGCTTCCGCGCGGACGACGGTCTGCTCCGCGAGGAGGACGCGTTCGAGATCTCCCGCCGGCTCAATGCCGTCGACCCTGCCCACAGCGATGAGGCGGTCATCCGTGCGGGGGCGGCGGCCGCGGCACGGGGTGTGACCGGTCTGGTCGACTTCGACATGGCGTGGAACGCCGATGCCTGGCCGCGACGGATCCTCGCGGGCTTCGCCGCGCACCGTGTCGAGTTCGCGTTCTACCCGGCGGATCTCGATCGGGCCATCACCACGGGCCTCCGCACGGGGGAGCGCCTTGCGGTGTCGGATCCGACCGGGCTGGTCGGATCCCTCGTGCGGGTCGGGTCGTTGAAGGTCATCAGCGACGGCTCGCTCGGCACCCGTACCGCGGCGTGCTCACACTCCTACCCCGGCGACCCCGCGAACTACGGGGTGCTGACGGTGCCTCCGGAGGAGCTCACGGCGCTGCTGACCACTGCGGCGGGAGCGGGGATCGAGGCCGCCGTGCACGCGATCGGCGATCGCGCTGTGACGGCGGCCCTCGACGCCTTCGGCGCTTCCGGTGCCACAGGGTCGATGGAACATGCGCAACTGGTGCGGCACGCCGACCTCACCCGATTCGCCCGGCTCGGGGTGCGCGCGAGCGTCCAACCCCAGCATGCGGTGGACGACCGCGACCTGGTCGAGCACCACTGGGCGGAGCAGACCGCGATCGGCTACCCGCTCGCCTCGCTGCTGTCGGCGGGTGCGGAGGTGCGCTTCGGCTCCGATGCGCCGGTCGCGCCGCTCGACCCCTGGCACGCGATCTCCGCGGCGGTGTGGCGGACCGACGACGATCGGGCCGCCTGGCATCCGGAGGAGCGGGTGACGCTGGAGCAGGCCCTCGAAGCGAGTGTCCGCACGTCGCTCCGCCCCGGTCAGGGCGCAGACATCGTGATCCTCGGAAGTGATCCTCGCACTGCGGACGCGACGGGGCTCCGGACGATGCCCGTCACCACGACGCTGCTCGGCGGTCGCCTCACGCACGTCGCCTGA
- a CDS encoding Dps family protein yields the protein MSKAQTVSTTAIDPTVAAGAAQFLSPVVLGLQALTVNGKQAHWHVRGANFVGVHELLDTIVAHAGDFADTAAERIVALGLPIDARVNAVAEKAGATGVPAGFAQSDELIRAVIADIDAILVDVKAAVEGLDEVDLTSQDVAIEIQRGLEKDRWFLVSHIAA from the coding sequence ATGAGCAAGGCCCAGACCGTTTCCACCACCGCCATCGACCCGACTGTGGCCGCCGGTGCGGCGCAGTTCCTCTCCCCCGTCGTCCTCGGCCTCCAGGCGCTGACCGTCAACGGCAAGCAGGCGCACTGGCACGTCCGCGGCGCCAACTTCGTCGGCGTGCACGAGCTGCTCGACACGATCGTCGCCCACGCGGGTGACTTCGCCGACACCGCGGCCGAGCGCATCGTCGCTCTGGGCCTGCCGATCGACGCGCGCGTGAACGCCGTCGCCGAGAAGGCAGGCGCCACCGGCGTTCCCGCCGGCTTCGCACAGTCGGACGAACTGATCCGAGCCGTGATCGCCGACATCGACGCGATCCTCGTCGACGTCAAGGCAGCCGTCGAGGGCCTGGACGAGGTCGACCTCACGAGCCAGGACGTGGCGATCGAGATCCAGCGCGGGCTGGAGAAGGACCGCTGGTTCCTCGTGTCGCACATCGCGGCCTGA
- a CDS encoding gamma carbonic anhydrase family protein: protein MSIAAGASVLALPDRTPELDDTAFVADGARIVGAVSLGAGASVWYNAVLRGDSSPIVIGAGSNVQDNVSVHVDAGHPVLVGSRVSIGHNAVVHGCTIGDGSLIGMGAVILSGAVIGEGCLIAGGAVVLGGTEVPPGSLVAGVPAKVRRSLSDDERASLLANAAIYLEHAATHTQASEA from the coding sequence ATGAGCATCGCTGCCGGAGCCTCCGTCCTCGCCCTCCCGGATCGCACCCCCGAGCTCGACGACACCGCCTTCGTCGCGGACGGCGCCCGCATCGTCGGCGCGGTGTCCCTCGGAGCCGGTGCCAGCGTCTGGTACAACGCGGTGCTTCGCGGTGACTCCTCGCCGATCGTCATCGGCGCTGGCAGCAACGTGCAGGACAACGTGTCGGTCCACGTCGACGCCGGGCATCCCGTCCTCGTCGGGTCACGGGTGTCGATCGGGCACAACGCTGTCGTGCACGGCTGCACGATCGGTGACGGCTCTCTCATCGGGATGGGGGCCGTCATCCTCAGCGGCGCCGTGATCGGAGAGGGCTGCCTGATCGCCGGCGGTGCCGTCGTGCTCGGTGGGACCGAGGTGCCGCCGGGGTCCCTGGTGGCAGGCGTGCCGGCGAAGGTGCGCAGATCGCTCTCAGACGACGAACGCGCCTCGCTGCTGGCGAATGCCGCGATCTACCTGGAGCATGCTGCCACGCACACGCAGGCGAGCGAGGCGTGA